A genome region from Schaalia sp. 19OD2882 includes the following:
- a CDS encoding type I polyketide synthase: MTSFLTTLTDDFALVLGGQGSAWRAVLDSCLALPTQGERLRAVYHAARARVAPIALDLLTHAPGASERLDALMAGGSTDEDIDTAPSVSGAGIALAQYGALLDLEGTGLDLRSTRPMTVLGHSQGVLGVALTAAHIAEDEDGIVQVLALAGIIGAAAQHVTFRSGGQARSGATPMLSVRGVPSDLLDSALAQCEGVNVAVVNGRTAQVLSGTPADLEAARRLIRARVEAYNTELDSHVHGGSPVEAVFDFLPVDAPFHSPLLADALTLVDQWVARLNEAGKGFDAQLAHDLASQILVEPTDWAAEVASAREQGVTWFLDLGPTPMVGRLTAPLLAGTGAAVVDASTRAARTSLDLPGNEVPRPVSWQSFAPRLVELPDGRTVVDTAFTRLTGKSPIILPGMTPTTVWPEIVAAAANAGNWAEMAGGGQYSEEVFTENRQGLARLLEPGRTAGFNTMFFDRFMWNLQFGVNRIVPKARRAGAPIDAVTIAAGIPELDEAAELLDQLRADGFSFICLKPGTIDQINQCLDIADANPDFQLILQVEDGHSGGHHSWEDLDDLLLATYARIRATPGVVLAVGGGIGTPADAARYVSGRWALAHGRPLMPVDAVLVGTAAMATLEARTSPQVKRLLMETPGVGGDGWVGRGLTEGGMTSGLSHLDADMHEIDNSSSRASKLIHDLGGDLELIRERREELIAALGRTAKPYFGDVEAMTYAEWATRVVDLSFPWADWTWADRVLDLFHRIEARLNQADHGQVPTLFADRAALDDAPAALATLLEAYPQAATTKVAPADAAWFPELCRKHHKPMPFVPVLDTELARWWGTDTLWQAHDSRFDADAVRIIPGPRSVAGIDRIDEPVGDLFARFEAAIVEDLQASDAPVSHVWSRFGNAADMETFLRSVPTIQWAGNLVANPANAMPDATSIVIDEGGVGVLVHCETPWDRLGTDAPHAVREILIPLQVPASCATGGFPVVDMERLSVSAYDLLAGAAGVGTTTVNGDRIERMPAVTPDEGFGTVSDHFTLSADLGRAHGAVTGGALRAELTDLVPDALVGPCWPAIYTALGTAVHDGVPVIEGLVNAVHLDHTVVLHSALPAPGTRVDVVSRCAELSESSAGRVVRVELRLTVDGVPFADLTERFAIRGRVASTQPPSAAPDHALGVDLADTTRSFVRRALVKAPADMTAFANVSGDFNPIHTSAAAAGLSGLHAPLVHGMWLSATAQHVIEAESISGVDAQAALGIIRGTRTPALEIIGWSYQMHGMVDLSDEVEITVERVGRSGGLLALEATCRVKGEVVSIGKALVRAPVTAYVYPGQGIQRQGMGMEDMSPVMREVWRRADTHTREHLGFSIEAIVRDNPTELHIGDEVLRHPDGVLNLTQFTQVALATLAYAQTEDLRARGAFVDASIYAGHSLGEYNALASCARIFPLEKVLEIVYQRGSAMHHLVERDELGQSNYRLGALRPNQFGVGDQGVREYVAGVAEQCGEFLQIVNFNLADTQYAVAGTIAGLEALGADAARRAAAFGGKRPFMLIPGIDVPFHSSRLHAGVAPFRTRLEAMIPADLDLEVLVGRYVPNLVARPFEVSEDFARSILEVVPSEAVQGLVEDWAKASANPAATGRTLLIELLAWQFASPVRWIETQDLLFSDREQGGLGVERLVEVGLGTAPTLANLAEKTLRMPRHRGRVVEVFNSERDAARVRAEDVVQAPVDEVASPVAEPVATEAPAEATPASSAPAAPAPAAPTPAAAPAAGALSGAEVPDKPLRASEAVRILLAHANKLRPEQVEDGDTVDSLTNGVSSKRNQLLMDMAAELSVPTIEGAAEATIGALMPTIDSAAGNYKPFGPVLGEAITARLRKLLGSAGLAPTHVASRVTGAWGLGQGWADRVAAEVLLGTRDGDSVRGGALGTLPASIASASDADALVDAAVQAVAARAGVSVALPGAGGGEGAGVVDSAALNALTEQILGKDGLLATQARELLERLGVDLRPSVVAGEDLSALAEAVEAELGPKWVDSVAPAFAPERAVLLDDRWASAREDLARLVSGQLSVGELRVDGFRGAGQNLADLATWYEARTEGEVREFLTQVRRAALAQVGGEFSTDVALVTGAAPNSIAAAVVARLLEGGATVVMTSSRVDDRRLAFAKELYRRHGSVDSALWLVPANMASFRDVDALVAWIGAEQTETAGATTTVVKPALLPTLFFPFAAPSVHGFLGSEPHAALAQERLLLWSVERAIDRLASLDVSTAVGHRVHVVLPGSPNRGIFGGDGAYAEAKAAFDTIVNKWSTERGWPERVTLAHPRIGWVKGTSLMGGNDILVPAAEAAGVHVFTAEEVATSLVDLASRDTRARAAQAPVDADLTGGLAEAGLDLPALAAAERERARAQGESTSSEEAVATVAALPNLVRPALAERLDWGQVTTALDDQVVIVGIGEVSAWGSGRTRNQAELADGTIDLTAAGVLELAWMTGLVRWADSPAAGWVDAEGNPVAEADVYDRFRDQVIARAGIRHLSDDAAIVEAGSDDVATVYLGSDQVFAALNRQDAQAYVKADPTHTETWFDQERGEWMVRKSAGSAVRVPRRATLTRTVGGQMPDDFDPAKWGIPASMLEALDPIAVWNLVTAVDAFISSGFTPAELLRAVHPADVSSTQGTGIGGMESLRKVFLDRFLGEDRPQDILQEALPNVVAAHTMQAYVGGYGQMIHPVGACATAAISIEEGVDKILLGKSDFVVAGGIDDISVESLTGFGDMNATAETAALLRRGISERHISRAGDRRRAGFLEAEGGGTVLLTRGSVAADLGLPVLGVVAYVRSFADGAHTSIPAPGLGAMAAGRAGTSSQYARALKGLGLGVDDVSVVSKHDTSTRANDPNEAELHATLCRALGRTPGAPLHVISQKTVTGHAKGGAALFQTAGLIEIFRDQVIPGNRALDCLDPEMKPFAPLVWLRRPLDVSATPVKAGVLTSLGFGHVSALVALAHPTAFEVALASERGQEAAAAWRERATARLAAGRGRFERAMLGHDTLFEPVEGRRLPGGGKAHDTEVSMLLDPASRLGEGGVYSA; the protein is encoded by the coding sequence GGCCACTCGCAGGGCGTCCTGGGTGTGGCCCTGACTGCCGCGCACATCGCCGAGGACGAGGACGGGATCGTGCAGGTCCTGGCCTTGGCAGGCATCATCGGCGCTGCCGCCCAGCACGTGACCTTCCGTTCGGGCGGCCAGGCCCGCTCAGGCGCCACCCCGATGTTGTCGGTGCGCGGAGTGCCCTCCGACCTGCTGGACTCGGCCTTGGCGCAGTGCGAAGGCGTGAACGTCGCCGTGGTCAACGGCCGCACCGCGCAGGTCCTGTCGGGCACCCCGGCCGACCTGGAGGCCGCACGGCGACTCATTCGGGCGCGCGTCGAGGCCTACAACACGGAGTTGGACTCCCACGTGCACGGTGGTTCCCCGGTCGAGGCCGTCTTCGACTTCCTGCCGGTGGACGCCCCCTTCCACTCGCCTCTGCTGGCCGACGCCCTGACCCTTGTCGACCAGTGGGTGGCGCGCCTGAACGAGGCCGGGAAGGGTTTCGACGCGCAGCTGGCCCACGACTTGGCTTCGCAGATCCTCGTCGAGCCCACCGACTGGGCGGCTGAGGTCGCCTCCGCCCGCGAGCAGGGTGTCACATGGTTCCTGGACCTGGGCCCGACCCCGATGGTCGGCCGCCTGACCGCGCCTCTGCTGGCCGGCACGGGCGCCGCCGTGGTGGATGCGTCCACACGGGCGGCCCGCACGAGCCTTGACCTGCCCGGCAACGAGGTTCCCCGGCCCGTCTCCTGGCAGTCCTTCGCCCCCAGGCTGGTCGAGCTGCCCGACGGGCGCACCGTGGTGGACACGGCGTTCACGCGCCTGACCGGCAAGTCCCCCATCATCCTGCCCGGCATGACCCCGACCACCGTGTGGCCCGAGATCGTCGCTGCCGCCGCCAATGCCGGCAACTGGGCGGAGATGGCTGGCGGTGGCCAGTACTCCGAAGAGGTCTTCACCGAGAACCGTCAGGGTCTTGCCCGCCTGTTGGAGCCGGGTCGCACCGCCGGCTTCAACACGATGTTCTTCGACCGCTTCATGTGGAATCTGCAATTCGGTGTCAACCGCATCGTCCCGAAGGCGCGCCGTGCCGGTGCCCCCATCGACGCGGTGACCATCGCGGCCGGCATTCCCGAACTGGACGAGGCCGCCGAGCTGCTCGATCAACTGCGCGCCGACGGATTCAGCTTCATCTGCCTCAAGCCCGGCACGATCGACCAGATCAACCAGTGCTTGGACATTGCCGACGCGAACCCCGACTTCCAGCTGATCCTGCAGGTCGAGGACGGTCACTCGGGCGGCCACCACTCGTGGGAGGACCTTGACGACCTGCTGCTTGCCACCTATGCGCGCATCCGCGCCACCCCCGGAGTGGTCCTGGCCGTGGGTGGCGGCATCGGCACCCCCGCTGATGCGGCCCGCTACGTGAGTGGGCGCTGGGCCCTGGCCCACGGGCGTCCGCTCATGCCAGTCGACGCCGTCCTGGTGGGCACTGCCGCCATGGCCACCCTTGAGGCGCGCACTTCGCCGCAGGTCAAGAGGCTGCTCATGGAGACCCCGGGTGTGGGGGGCGACGGCTGGGTGGGTCGCGGCCTGACCGAGGGCGGCATGACCTCCGGCCTGTCGCACCTGGACGCCGACATGCACGAGATCGACAACTCGTCCTCGCGCGCCTCCAAGTTGATCCACGACCTCGGCGGAGACCTGGAGCTCATCCGCGAGCGCCGTGAGGAGCTCATCGCCGCCCTGGGCCGCACCGCCAAGCCCTACTTCGGTGACGTGGAGGCCATGACCTACGCCGAGTGGGCCACCCGTGTCGTGGACCTGTCCTTCCCGTGGGCCGACTGGACGTGGGCGGACCGTGTCCTGGACCTGTTCCACCGCATCGAGGCCCGCCTGAACCAGGCCGACCACGGCCAGGTTCCGACCCTGTTCGCGGACCGCGCCGCCCTTGACGATGCTCCTGCGGCCCTGGCCACCCTGCTGGAGGCCTACCCGCAGGCCGCCACGACGAAGGTCGCCCCGGCTGACGCCGCATGGTTCCCGGAGCTGTGCCGCAAGCACCACAAGCCCATGCCCTTCGTGCCGGTCCTGGACACGGAACTGGCCCGCTGGTGGGGCACCGACACCCTGTGGCAGGCCCACGACTCCCGTTTCGACGCCGACGCCGTCCGCATCATCCCGGGGCCGCGTTCGGTGGCCGGCATCGACCGCATCGACGAGCCCGTCGGTGACCTCTTCGCCCGTTTCGAAGCCGCCATCGTCGAGGACCTGCAGGCTTCGGACGCGCCCGTGAGCCACGTGTGGTCGCGCTTCGGCAATGCCGCGGACATGGAGACCTTCCTGCGTTCGGTGCCGACCATCCAATGGGCCGGCAACCTGGTGGCCAACCCGGCCAACGCCATGCCCGACGCCACTTCCATCGTCATCGACGAGGGCGGGGTGGGCGTCCTGGTCCACTGTGAGACCCCGTGGGACCGCCTGGGCACCGACGCGCCGCACGCCGTGCGCGAGATCCTCATTCCGCTTCAGGTCCCGGCCTCGTGCGCGACCGGCGGCTTCCCCGTGGTCGACATGGAACGCCTGTCCGTGTCCGCCTACGACCTGCTGGCCGGCGCGGCGGGCGTGGGTACGACGACGGTGAACGGTGACCGCATCGAACGCATGCCCGCCGTGACCCCGGATGAGGGTTTCGGCACCGTCAGCGACCATTTCACCTTGTCGGCGGATCTGGGCCGCGCCCACGGTGCGGTCACGGGCGGGGCCCTGCGGGCAGAACTCACCGACCTGGTCCCCGACGCCCTGGTGGGCCCGTGCTGGCCCGCCATCTACACGGCTCTGGGCACTGCCGTCCACGACGGGGTGCCCGTCATCGAGGGCCTGGTCAACGCCGTCCACCTGGACCACACGGTCGTCTTGCATTCGGCCCTTCCGGCGCCCGGCACCCGCGTGGACGTCGTCTCCCGCTGCGCGGAGCTGTCGGAGTCCTCGGCAGGACGCGTCGTGCGCGTCGAACTGCGGTTGACCGTGGATGGTGTCCCCTTCGCGGACCTCACGGAGCGTTTCGCGATCCGCGGCCGCGTGGCCTCCACCCAGCCGCCCTCGGCGGCCCCCGACCACGCCCTCGGCGTGGACCTTGCCGACACGACCCGCAGCTTCGTGCGCCGCGCCCTGGTCAAGGCTCCGGCCGACATGACGGCCTTCGCCAACGTGTCGGGTGACTTCAACCCGATCCACACCTCGGCTGCGGCGGCCGGCCTGTCGGGACTGCATGCGCCGCTGGTGCACGGCATGTGGCTGTCGGCCACCGCGCAGCACGTCATCGAGGCGGAGTCGATCTCCGGCGTGGACGCGCAGGCGGCGCTGGGCATCATTCGCGGTACCCGCACCCCGGCCTTGGAGATCATCGGCTGGTCCTACCAGATGCACGGCATGGTCGACCTGTCCGACGAGGTCGAGATCACCGTCGAGCGCGTGGGGCGCAGCGGCGGCTTGCTTGCCCTGGAGGCCACCTGCCGTGTCAAGGGCGAGGTCGTGTCCATCGGCAAGGCGCTGGTGCGCGCTCCGGTCACCGCCTACGTCTACCCCGGTCAGGGGATCCAGCGTCAGGGCATGGGCATGGAGGACATGTCGCCCGTCATGCGTGAGGTGTGGCGCCGCGCCGACACCCACACCCGCGAACACCTGGGCTTCTCCATCGAGGCCATCGTGCGTGACAACCCGACCGAATTGCACATTGGTGACGAGGTCCTGCGCCACCCGGACGGGGTCCTGAACCTCACTCAGTTCACGCAGGTCGCGTTGGCCACGCTGGCCTACGCGCAGACCGAGGACCTCAGGGCGCGAGGCGCCTTCGTGGACGCTTCGATCTACGCCGGACACTCGCTGGGCGAGTACAACGCGTTGGCTTCCTGCGCGCGCATCTTCCCGCTGGAGAAGGTCCTGGAGATCGTCTACCAGCGCGGCTCCGCCATGCACCACCTGGTCGAGCGCGACGAGTTGGGGCAGTCGAACTACCGTCTCGGGGCGCTTCGTCCCAACCAATTCGGTGTCGGTGACCAGGGCGTGCGCGAGTACGTGGCGGGCGTGGCCGAGCAGTGCGGCGAGTTCCTGCAGATCGTCAACTTCAACCTGGCGGACACCCAGTACGCGGTGGCGGGAACCATCGCGGGCCTGGAGGCGCTGGGCGCCGACGCCGCCCGCCGCGCCGCCGCCTTCGGAGGCAAGCGGCCGTTCATGCTGATCCCCGGTATTGACGTGCCCTTCCACAGCTCGCGCCTGCACGCGGGTGTGGCACCCTTCCGCACCAGGCTGGAGGCGATGATCCCCGCCGACCTGGACCTGGAGGTCCTGGTGGGCCGCTATGTGCCGAACCTGGTGGCACGCCCCTTCGAGGTGAGCGAGGACTTCGCCCGCTCCATCCTGGAGGTCGTCCCCTCCGAAGCCGTCCAGGGTCTGGTGGAGGACTGGGCCAAGGCGTCCGCGAACCCGGCCGCCACCGGCCGGACGCTCCTCATCGAGTTGCTCGCCTGGCAGTTCGCCTCGCCCGTGCGTTGGATCGAGACCCAGGACCTGCTCTTCTCCGACCGTGAGCAGGGCGGCTTGGGCGTGGAGCGCCTGGTCGAGGTGGGTCTGGGCACGGCACCGACGCTGGCGAACCTGGCCGAGAAGACGCTGCGGATGCCGCGTCACCGTGGCCGCGTGGTCGAGGTGTTCAACAGTGAGCGTGACGCGGCCCGAGTGCGCGCCGAGGACGTCGTCCAGGCACCCGTGGACGAGGTCGCTTCCCCTGTGGCCGAGCCGGTCGCCACCGAGGCTCCCGCCGAGGCGACCCCTGCCTCATCCGCCCCCGCAGCCCCGGCGCCCGCCGCCCCGACTCCCGCGGCTGCCCCCGCCGCCGGTGCACTGTCCGGCGCGGAGGTTCCCGACAAGCCGCTGCGCGCCTCCGAGGCCGTGCGGATCCTGTTGGCCCACGCCAACAAGCTGCGTCCCGAGCAGGTGGAGGACGGCGACACCGTCGACTCCCTGACAAATGGTGTGTCTTCCAAGCGCAACCAGCTGCTCATGGACATGGCGGCCGAATTGTCCGTGCCGACCATTGAAGGCGCGGCCGAGGCGACCATCGGCGCCCTGATGCCGACCATCGACTCGGCGGCCGGCAACTACAAGCCCTTCGGCCCGGTCCTGGGTGAGGCCATCACCGCCCGCCTGCGCAAGCTGCTGGGCAGTGCGGGCCTTGCCCCCACGCATGTCGCCAGCCGGGTGACGGGCGCGTGGGGTCTTGGCCAGGGCTGGGCGGACCGTGTGGCAGCAGAGGTGCTGCTGGGCACCCGCGACGGGGACTCGGTTCGCGGAGGCGCCTTGGGCACCTTGCCCGCATCGATTGCCTCGGCAAGCGATGCCGACGCCCTGGTGGACGCCGCCGTCCAGGCCGTGGCTGCGCGGGCCGGCGTGTCCGTGGCCCTGCCCGGTGCGGGCGGCGGCGAGGGCGCAGGGGTTGTCGACTCGGCGGCCCTGAACGCCCTGACCGAGCAGATCCTCGGCAAGGACGGTCTGCTGGCCACCCAGGCCCGCGAATTGCTCGAGCGTCTCGGTGTGGACCTGCGTCCCAGCGTGGTCGCAGGTGAGGACCTGTCCGCCTTGGCAGAGGCAGTGGAGGCGGAACTGGGTCCGAAGTGGGTGGACTCGGTGGCCCCGGCCTTTGCGCCCGAACGCGCTGTCCTGCTGGATGACCGGTGGGCGAGCGCCCGCGAGGACCTGGCCCGCCTGGTCTCCGGCCAGTTGTCGGTGGGCGAGTTGCGCGTGGACGGCTTCCGTGGGGCCGGCCAGAACCTGGCCGACCTCGCCACCTGGTACGAGGCCCGCACCGAGGGCGAGGTCCGCGAGTTCCTCACCCAGGTGCGCCGGGCCGCTCTGGCGCAGGTCGGCGGCGAGTTCTCCACCGATGTTGCTCTGGTCACCGGTGCCGCCCCGAATTCGATCGCGGCCGCCGTCGTGGCGCGTCTGCTCGAAGGCGGAGCCACTGTGGTCATGACCTCCTCGCGGGTGGACGACCGCCGTCTGGCCTTCGCCAAGGAGCTCTACCGCCGCCACGGTTCCGTGGACTCCGCCCTGTGGCTGGTTCCGGCGAACATGGCGAGTTTCCGCGACGTGGATGCTCTGGTCGCCTGGATCGGCGCGGAACAGACCGAGACCGCGGGGGCCACGACCACCGTGGTCAAGCCCGCGCTGCTGCCCACCCTGTTCTTCCCCTTCGCGGCGCCCTCGGTGCACGGCTTCCTGGGTTCCGAGCCGCATGCCGCCCTCGCCCAGGAGCGTCTGCTGTTGTGGAGCGTGGAGCGCGCCATCGACCGCCTGGCGTCCCTGGACGTGTCCACGGCCGTGGGGCACCGCGTGCACGTGGTCCTGCCGGGTTCACCCAACCGCGGCATCTTCGGCGGTGACGGCGCCTACGCGGAGGCCAAGGCCGCCTTCGACACGATCGTCAACAAGTGGTCGACCGAGCGCGGCTGGCCCGAGCGGGTCACCCTGGCCCACCCGCGCATCGGCTGGGTCAAGGGCACTTCCCTCATGGGCGGCAACGACATCCTGGTCCCTGCCGCCGAAGCCGCAGGCGTCCACGTGTTCACTGCCGAGGAGGTGGCCACTTCCTTGGTGGACCTGGCCAGCCGTGACACGCGGGCCCGCGCTGCCCAGGCTCCTGTGGACGCGGATCTGACGGGTGGTTTGGCGGAGGCCGGACTGGACCTGCCCGCACTGGCCGCCGCCGAACGCGAGCGCGCCCGCGCCCAGGGGGAGTCGACCTCGTCCGAAGAGGCTGTGGCCACCGTCGCCGCCCTGCCGAACCTCGTCCGCCCGGCCCTGGCCGAACGACTCGACTGGGGTCAGGTGACCACGGCGCTGGACGACCAGGTGGTCATCGTCGGCATCGGCGAGGTCTCCGCCTGGGGATCGGGCCGTACCCGCAACCAGGCCGAATTGGCCGATGGCACCATCGACCTGACTGCCGCGGGCGTCCTGGAGCTGGCGTGGATGACGGGTCTGGTGCGTTGGGCGGACTCTCCCGCCGCAGGCTGGGTCGACGCCGAAGGCAACCCGGTGGCCGAGGCCGACGTCTACGACCGCTTCCGTGACCAGGTCATCGCCCGGGCCGGCATCCGCCACCTGAGTGACGATGCCGCCATTGTCGAGGCCGGCTCCGACGACGTGGCCACCGTCTACCTGGGCTCCGACCAGGTGTTCGCGGCCCTGAACCGCCAGGACGCCCAGGCCTATGTGAAGGCCGATCCCACGCACACCGAGACCTGGTTCGACCAGGAGCGGGGCGAGTGGATGGTGCGCAAGAGTGCCGGCTCAGCGGTGCGCGTGCCGCGACGGGCGACTCTGACCCGCACGGTCGGCGGGCAGATGCCCGACGACTTCGACCCGGCCAAGTGGGGCATTCCCGCCTCGATGCTGGAGGCCTTGGACCCGATCGCCGTGTGGAACCTGGTGACCGCCGTCGACGCCTTCATCTCCTCCGGTTTCACCCCGGCGGAGCTGCTGCGCGCCGTTCACCCGGCCGACGTGTCCTCCACGCAGGGCACAGGCATCGGCGGCATGGAGTCGCTGCGCAAGGTCTTCCTGGACCGCTTCCTGGGTGAGGACCGCCCGCAGGACATCCTGCAGGAGGCACTGCCCAACGTGGTCGCCGCGCACACCATGCAGGCCTACGTGGGCGGCTACGGGCAGATGATCCATCCGGTGGGCGCGTGCGCCACGGCCGCGATCTCCATCGAAGAGGGTGTGGACAAGATCCTGCTGGGCAAGTCGGACTTCGTCGTGGCCGGCGGCATCGACGACATCTCGGTGGAGTCCCTGACGGGATTCGGTGACATGAATGCCACCGCCGAAACGGCGGCCTTGCTGCGCCGAGGGATCTCCGAGCGTCACATCAGTCGTGCGGGCGACCGCAGGCGTGCGGGCTTCCTCGAGGCCGAGGGCGGCGGCACCGTGCTGCTGACCCGAGGCAGTGTGGCCGCCGACCTGGGTCTGCCGGTCCTCGGCGTGGTCGCCTACGTGCGTTCCTTCGCCGACGGCGCGCACACCTCCATCCCGGCCCCCGGCCTGGGGGCGATGGCCGCCGGGCGTGCGGGCACGTCCTCGCAGTACGCGAGGGCGTTGAAGGGCCTGGGCCTGGGCGTCGACGACGTCTCGGTGGTCTCCAAGCACGACACCTCCACTCGCGCCAACGACCCGAACGAGGCGGAGCTGCATGCGACCCTGTGCCGCGCCCTGGGCCGTACGCCGGGCGCTCCGCTGCACGTCATCAGCCAGAAGACGGTGACGGGCCACGCCAAGGGTGGTGCCGCACTGTTCCAGACGGCGGGTCTGATCGAGATCTTCCGCGACCAGGTGATCCCAGGCAACCGCGCCCTGGACTGCCTGGACCCGGAGATGAAGCCCTTCGCTCCCCTCGTGTGGCTGCGTCGTCCCCTGGACGTGTCGGCCACCCCCGTCAAGGCGGGCGTGCTCACCTCGCTGGGCTTCGGCCACGTCTCGGCCCTGGTGGCCCTGGCGCACCCGACGGCCTTCGAGGTGGCTCTGGCCTCCGAGAGGGGCCAGGAGGCCGCAGCTGCGTGGCGTGAGCGCGCCACCGCGCGTCTTGCCGCGGGCCGTGGCCGCTTCGAGCGGGCGATGCTCGGCCATGACACGCTCTTCGAGCCGGTCGAGGGTCGTCGCCTGCCCGGCGGCGGCAAGGCCCACGACACGGAGGTGTCGATGCTGCTCGACCCGGCCTCGCGTCTGGGCGAGGGCGGGGTCTACTCCGCATGA
- a CDS encoding holo-ACP synthase — protein sequence MSAWVGRAGLLVGMGTGIDLVDVPAFAEQLAVPGSTFARVFTDREWSHAHRHESAAASLAVRWAAKEAAVKAWSTLVFGQAPAVPEAELDWAHVEVVHDAWNRPDLRFHGRVKEELDRVARRLGARLEWSLSLSHDGDRAIAMATCLALVPPDGRPG from the coding sequence ATGAGCGCATGGGTGGGCCGGGCCGGCCTGCTGGTCGGCATGGGAACGGGCATCGACCTGGTCGACGTCCCCGCCTTCGCCGAGCAGCTGGCCGTGCCCGGTTCCACCTTCGCCCGTGTCTTCACCGACCGCGAGTGGTCCCACGCCCACCGTCACGAGTCCGCGGCGGCTTCGTTGGCGGTGCGGTGGGCGGCCAAGGAAGCCGCTGTCAAAGCGTGGTCGACCCTGGTGTTCGGGCAGGCGCCGGCCGTGCCCGAAGCCGAGCTGGACTGGGCTCATGTCGAAGTCGTCCACGACGCGTGGAACCGTCCGGACCTGCGCTTCCACGGGCGGGTGAAGGAAGAGCTCGATCGCGTGGCACGTCGCTTGGGGGCGCGACTGGAGTGGTCGCTGAGTCTGTCGCACGACGGCGACCGAGCGATCGCCATGGCCACCTGCCTCGCCCTCGTCCCCCCCGATGGGCGCCCTGGATGA
- a CDS encoding biotin transporter BioY, whose translation MSATTRTLAPVLADRLVGSATIAKDVALVLTGAAVVGALAQVSVPMWPVSITGQTLGVLVVGATLGARRGALSMLSYMGLGLAGVPWFADFTGGPHTILKPSFGFIVGFVAAAWVIGALAERRWDRSTWTSLAAFGIATAIPFAVGVPWMWAILHFLMGRTMGLAATLQAGLVPFIPGGVIKGLLGFAIVTGAWRLLDGMGRRSL comes from the coding sequence ATGTCCGCAACCACCCGAACCCTCGCTCCGGTCCTGGCGGACAGGCTGGTCGGTTCCGCAACCATTGCCAAGGATGTCGCCCTGGTCCTCACCGGAGCCGCCGTGGTCGGCGCCCTTGCCCAGGTGAGTGTGCCGATGTGGCCCGTGTCGATCACCGGCCAGACCCTCGGCGTCCTGGTGGTGGGGGCGACCCTGGGTGCCAGGCGCGGCGCTTTGTCGATGCTGTCCTACATGGGCCTGGGCCTGGCGGGCGTGCCCTGGTTCGCGGACTTCACGGGCGGGCCGCACACGATCCTCAAACCCTCTTTCGGTTTCATCGTCGGTTTCGTGGCCGCCGCGTGGGTGATCGGTGCCCTGGCCGAGCGCCGCTGGGACCGCAGCACCTGGACATCACTGGCGGCCTTCGGCATCGCCACCGCCATCCCCTTCGCGGTGGGAGTGCCGTGGATGTGGGCCATTCTCCACTTCCTCATGGGCAGGACCATGGGGCTGGCCGCAACCTTGCAGGCCGGTCTGGTCCCCTTCATCCCCGGGGGTGTCATCAAGGGCCTGTTGGGCTTCGCGATCGTCACCGGAGCGTGGCGTCTGCTCGACGGGATGGGCCGCCGCAGCCTCTGA